DNA sequence from the Coturnix japonica isolate 7356 chromosome 3, Coturnix japonica 2.1, whole genome shotgun sequence genome:
gatgagcttcccagcagctccctgtgcccaCCTTCACTGGCACATCCCCAcacctccttcccctcctccccatccctccccagcagcatAACGcaggagaacaaaaacaaaggcaagCTATAGTCCCATAAACCCAGAACCCATCCCCAGTGGGCTGTGGGTGAACACACCCTACCCGTGCTGCGGATACTTTATTCTGCTCTGCACCTACTCAGAGGCTATATCATCCTTTAATTGTACtacatgaaagagaaacatgCATAATGTTTTTGTGGTTTACATGCACAAGCGCTGCACCGGGGAGCAGAGGTGAGCAACACATTGGTGCAGACCTGGGCACGTGTTGCAGCACCATGGCAGGAGCCAACCCCACAGCTATTCCTGCAAGAGGACAAGGGGTGTTTAAAAAGTGAGATATTCACACCCTGAGCTCTTGCAAGACAAGCACCATGCTCAGCTGAAGTCATCCCCATGGCACGTCCATGCCAGGACATGGGTGGATGCAGGTGCACGACCCCATCCAAGAGGATTAAGGAATAGGACAACCTTCCAGACATCCCTGATCTCCAGCCCATCAAGTGTGATGGCACCGAGTCCTTCCTGCATCTCTGGAGACCTCAGGATGGCTGACCCCAATGCAAGCAATAGCCTCACTTCTAGACAGTCCCACCCCAAACTTTCTGCTTCAGttgtgtgctgggagctgaggcTGGGAAGAACTTCTCCACATGCTCTGAGCAATGCAATGTGTTGTGCCACACAACCTCAGGGCTTGCAGGGCACAGCCACCACCCCAAGCAGCACCAAGAGCTTGAGCTCCGCTCAGCAAATCCCAGCTGGGGGTCTTGGTGTTCAGAGGGAAGCAAGCCCAGCCCAGTGCAGAGAAGGGCTGACAGCACCAGCTTAGCTTCTttcctacaaaaaaaaaagggaatcaAAAAGGAAGTAAGCACCTTGGTTTCTACCTGCTGGTTTGCACTGTGTAGGTGCAGAGGTTATAGGATGTCCTCCTGGAGGCTGTGGGCAGAAGTAACGCCCTGCTCCCACACTCAGCAAGCAGATAACCTGCATGCAGTTTGCTGCACCTCGTGTGCTGTGGGTGTAAAAAGCACCTGGTAACTCATAAAATCACCGCAATGCAGAGGGGGATGGCTGGCTTCAGGGCTCCAGTGCTTGCTGGCACCCGAAGTGCTTTCATCTGGAGGATGCTATAAAGGGACCATAAAAAAGGCCACCACGCATATGAAAGCACCCAAACCCTGCAGCCTCCCCCTGTTCTGCCCTAGAACTCATAGGCAGAGACGAAGAGTGTGATTTTGGAGAGATGCTTGGCCTGAAAGGTGCGGTCCAGGTACTCAGACATGTCCACATCCACCTGGATGGTCTGGGGGCCCTTCAGGCTCTGCACCAGGATGAGCTCCCCAGTCTGCCGGTCCGAGCGCTGCATCACAAAGTGACCCCGGTTGTTGCCTCCCACGATGCCAAAGCGGAGACTGTCGGGTCCCGGCCGGCCGGGTGCTGCCGCTGTGGCCATGCGGAAGAGCGGGGTTGGGGTCAGCAGGTTGGAGGGCAGGGGCAGGTAGTGGAAGGAGATGGTTTTGGGCGCCTGGTGGCACGATCTGCTATCCATCGGGCAGGGGTTGCGCTCACACTGGCTGCAAAGGGaatgaaggaggaggaggaaagttTGGAGGGGTCCTCCAGTGATTCCCCTCCCTGCAAGGAGGGACTGGGGGGTTGGAATGccctgtgcacagagcagggccagGTCTCTCATGCTGCACTCACAAGGGTGATGTTTTCACATAGGTGATGTTGCCGCCGGGCTGGGGACACTCGGGGCTGACGCACTGGAAGCCCCCACCCGTGTTGATGCACGTTGTGCCCCGCGTGCAGTTGTCCCGCGACAGAGCGCACTCATCGATGTCTGCAAAACAGTCAGCAGAGACCTGGAAACACTCATTTCCAAGTGAATTTTGGCAGAAAACAGGTGAAATGGAGCAAACCTTCGACAGGAATAAGGAAAGCATGGAAGCATCGCACCCTGCCTCTTGCATCCCTCCCTGCCCGTGCACTGGCCTCTTTCAGGGTAAGGCTACAAACCCAAATCTGACAGAAATAAGCATTAAGTTCACTCCCAAATCTCATTTTCCATCTACTCCTGCTCTTTTCCTACTGTttctgcccatggcagcagggGTTAGGGCAGCGGGATGGGCTTGTTTTCCTAACTTTCTGCTAAGCTCGCTGAATGCGTCAGCACACCAAGTAAGGTAAGGGTGGCTTACCTAGCAGTAAGACCAAGGGCTTTTAGTGCGGATATGTGTTGGGAGTGTTACCAAGATGTTATgaaaacacactgcagcagcagaaatcacATTGAAAATGGGGAAGCATGAGATTCTGGGGGCAATCATGCAAGGTTGGACCAAGTGGGAAAGCCATCCATGCTGCCTCACCTTCACAGCTCTTGCCATCGCCCAGCAGGCTGTACCCAGTGGGACAGGCACAGCGGTAGGAGCCAGGTAGGTTGACGCAGAGGTGGGCGCACAGCCGTGGGGCTCCTTCTGCCTGGTACAGCTCACACTCATCCACATCTGCAGGGAAACAAGCGGAGCTGCACACCCATGGCCCCTTTActcctcaccccacagccccttaAGCCCTTACCCTGGCAGAGGCTGGCGGTGGCTGTGCCGCTCATGTGAAAGCCCGGCTCGCAGCGGCACTGCTGGGCGTGCTCCACCTGGGCACAGCGCGGCTTGCGGCTGAAGGCAGGATCAGCTGTTGCACTCCACGTTGGGGGCTCTGCAGGGCACCAGGGGCGAGGTGAGCCAGGACACGGCACGCACCCAACCCGAGCCCCCTGCATCACCCACCTGTCTGTGTGCGATGCTGGCAGGCGGCCCCGCTCCATGGCGGTGGGCAGAGGCAGCGGTGCTGGCCCGCTCCCTCCACGCAGGTGCCGCCGTTCTGGCAGGGGTTGCTGGAGcatgtgctgagctctgcaaaaAGCCAGGTTTATCCGATGTATTTCGAAGCAG
Encoded proteins:
- the FBLN7 gene encoding fibulin-7, translated to MAPGLRRSLPLLLPLLLLCPAARLAAPAAQGCPGRQQLLAAVRQMQQLLKGQETRFAEGLRLMKSRLSTLHAALSKAAPEPAPVSCPAPQAPAGGRMFGTKYLVEHEVHFACEPGFKLQGSSTRICQADGSWSGQEPRCTELSTCSSNPCQNGGTCVEGAGQHRCLCPPPWSGAACQHRTQTEPPTWSATADPAFSRKPRCAQVEHAQQCRCEPGFHMSGTATASLCQDVDECELYQAEGAPRLCAHLCVNLPGSYRCACPTGYSLLGDGKSCEDIDECALSRDNCTRGTTCINTGGGFQCVSPECPQPGGNITYVKTSPFQCERNPCPMDSRSCHQAPKTISFHYLPLPSNLLTPTPLFRMATAAAPGRPGPDSLRFGIVGGNNRGHFVMQRSDRQTGELILVQSLKGPQTIQVDVDMSEYLDRTFQAKHLSKITLFVSAYEF